The window AAATTAATATTTTTCGACAAAAAATTATAGATTTTAATAAATTGAATTTTAAGACTTTTTTAATGTATCCTATAAATTTAAAAATTAAAAAAACGTTAAAACAAAATCGGATTCATTCTATTGAATTGATTAAGTCAGAATTTGATGAAGGGTTTTATTTGCCAAATTCAAAAATTGCCTTTTTTTCTGCTAAAGATATTTTTGGATCAATTATAAAATCAATTTATCGGAAAGCTAAATTTAAAGAGAGAAAATTTATTGAATCATTAAAACCATATGATTTATTAGTTCATTTAGATCATGGGATTGGACGTTTCTTAAAAATTGATTATTTGCCAAAAGATTTAATGCCAAATTCCAAATTTGCCCAAATTAAATATTTATATTTGGAATATCGCGATTATGACAAATTATATATTCCCGAATTTCAAGTTTCAAAGTTAACAAAATATATTGGAATTTCAGGAAAAACTGCCATCTTATCAAGAATTGGGACCGCCAGTTGGGAGAGAATTTTAACAAAAGCCAAAGAAAATGCTAAATCAATCGCTTTGGAACTCTTGTCAATCTATTCATTAAGGCGGGTAAAAAAAGGTTTTCGATTTCTTGCAAATTTAGAATGGGAAAAATTGCTCGAAAATACCTTTGAATTTGAAGAAACTCCCGATCAAACAAAAGCGATAATGGCGGTGTTTCGTGATATGGGAAAAGATACCCCAACCGATCGTTTAATTGCCGGCGATGTTGGTTTTGGAAAAACCGAGGTTGCAATTCGCGCCGCCCTAAGAGCCGTTGCTTCCGGAAAACAAGCGGCAGTTTTGGCACCAACTACAATTTTAGCAGAACAACATTTAGCAACTTTTCAAAGAAGGCTGAAAGAATTTCCGGTGAAGATAGAATCTTTGAGCCGTTTTAAAGATAAAAAGACCCAAGAGAAAATAATTTCTGAATTAATAAATGGTCAGATCGATATCGTAATTGGGACGCATCGTTTGCTTCAACAAGATATTAATTTTGCCAACCTGGGTTTGGTAATCATTGATGAAGAGCAAAGATTTGGAGTTTCGGATAAGGAAAAATTAAAAAGATTTCGGATTGAAGTTGATGTCTTGACCTTAAGTGCGACACCAATTCCGAGAACATTACAACAGGCAATGGCTGGCATTAAAAAAATAAGTTTTATTGAAACTCCTCCTCAGAATCGCCGACCGATTAAAATTGCGTTATCAAATTATAATTACAAGTTGATTAAAGCTTATCTTAAAAATGAGTTGTCAAGAAATGGACAAATTTATTATTTATTGCCTCGAGTGAAAAATATTGAAGCTAAAGTGGCATTTTTACAAAGATTATTAGGCCAGAAGGTAAAAATAATTACCGCTCACGGCCAAATGAGAGAGGATTTATTGGCTAAAGCAATGCTAGAATTTACGGCAGGCAAGGCTGATATTTTAGTTTGTACAAAAATTATTGAAAATGGATTGGATTTACCAAGTGTCAATACTATAATAGTAGAAGAAGCACACCGTTTTGGTTTAGCGGAATTATATCAGTTAAAGGGCCGGGTTGGTCGTGGAAATGTTCAAGGTTATGGTTTATTCTTAGTACCTGATCGCGAAAATTTAAATCTTGTGGCTAGAAAAAGATTAACAGCCTTTTTAGAAGCTCAAGACTTAGGTTCGGGACTGCAAATTGCCCAAAAAGATCTTGAGATTCGGGGGGCAGGAAATATTTTGGGTCAGGAACAATCAGGTCATATGGTTGCGGTTGGTTTAACTTTATATTCTCAGCTTCTTCACGAAGAAATCACAAAACTAAAGGCAGGTATAAAAAATTAATAGTGCGAATATAGATCATAAGGGAAAATAATGAATGATTTGTCCTATCGGGTAGGGATGAATACAATTGGAATAGGTCCGGCGACCTTTTCGAAATTATCTAACCATTTTTCGAGTTTAAAATTAGCATGGTCTGCTAATTTATCGCAGCTTAAGACGGCGGGTTTGCCAGAAAAATTAAGTTTAAAATTCATTGAAAAAAGATCTAAAATCAACCTTGAATCTGAATTAACGAAGATTAATAAATTAAATATTAAATTAATTACTCCAGAAAACTCTACTTGGCCTAAATTATTATCAGAAATTTCGCGTCCTCCATATTTGTTATATTGCTTGGGCGATGAAAAGGTATTAAATGATTTATCGATTGGCGTGGTGGGATCTCGAAAATTTACCGCTTACGGGAAATTAGCTTGTGAAAAAATTGTTTGGGGTTTAGCGCAAAACAATCTCACCATTGTCTCGGGTTTAGCCTTGGGCATAGACACGATTGCGCATAAAGCAGCGCTCGAAAATGAGACCAAGACGATTGCGGTTTTGGGGACTGGTTTAAATTTTATATATCCGAGGATTAATTTTCGGCTGGCGGAACAAATTCAAAGTCAGGGTTGTTTAATTTCTGAATTTCCCTTAGGAACTGTAGGGATGCCGGGAAATTTTCCACAAAGAAATCGAATAATATCTGGAATAACAATTGGAATTTTGGTGGTTGAGGCAGCGATAAAATCTGGAGCGTTAATTACCGCAAATTTTTCCTTAGAACAAAATCGAGAAGTTTTTGCGGTTCCAGGTTCAATTTTTAATCCACAATCTGAAGGTTGTTTGAATTTAATTAAAATGGGCGCAAAAACCACCACTTCTTATCTTGATGTGGTAGAAGAACTTGGAATAAAAAATCAAATTTCTAATGAAGCTGGTGAGGTTGAATTCGACAATGAAGCGGAGCGGAAAATTTATCAAGTTTTAAGTCCAGATTCAGCCTTGCAAACAAACTTAATTATTCAAAAAACTAAACTATCCGTGCCTGAAGTATCATCGACGTTAACATTAATGGAAATGAAAGGAATAATCAAAAATTTGGGTGGTCAAAATTATATTAAAAGGCAATAAATTGATTTTGTTTTGAATTCAATTCATGATAAAATAAAAATAGGAAATAAATTTGTAAAACTTAAAATTTAATTAAATTGAAATAAAACATCAAAAGGAGGCCAGATGCGAGATTTAATTATT is drawn from Patescibacteria group bacterium and contains these coding sequences:
- a CDS encoding DEAD/DEAH box helicase encodes the protein MKNLQILKFILNDPSFQKIRTNLNNGLKSVRISEKISTRSLLVGALSFIKPVVVVAKNKTEVIQFAHVLNKLNLNLDILENKNKNKNFLKILDDFNHKSTPFKIIITTIEVLIDKIIKPESFQKQILIFEKNQKIKLSEMINRLQQSHYQLQNKVIIPGEYSLRGSVLDVFPEHFQKPVRIEFVDDMIEQIFEYDLYSGQKDKNLNLINIIPKNSNQLDGRVSDWFLKDSLIIFNESQDIISQIKNLEVIGEIDSIENFKKTIQAKILNLDFFVHNMKSKNFEVLSFEKFAGKINIFRQKIIDFNKLNFKTFLMYPINLKIKKTLKQNRIHSIELIKSEFDEGFYLPNSKIAFFSAKDIFGSIIKSIYRKAKFKERKFIESLKPYDLLVHLDHGIGRFLKIDYLPKDLMPNSKFAQIKYLYLEYRDYDKLYIPEFQVSKLTKYIGISGKTAILSRIGTASWERILTKAKENAKSIALELLSIYSLRRVKKGFRFLANLEWEKLLENTFEFEETPDQTKAIMAVFRDMGKDTPTDRLIAGDVGFGKTEVAIRAALRAVASGKQAAVLAPTTILAEQHLATFQRRLKEFPVKIESLSRFKDKKTQEKIISELINGQIDIVIGTHRLLQQDINFANLGLVIIDEEQRFGVSDKEKLKRFRIEVDVLTLSATPIPRTLQQAMAGIKKISFIETPPQNRRPIKIALSNYNYKLIKAYLKNELSRNGQIYYLLPRVKNIEAKVAFLQRLLGQKVKIITAHGQMREDLLAKAMLEFTAGKADILVCTKIIENGLDLPSVNTIIVEEAHRFGLAELYQLKGRVGRGNVQGYGLFLVPDRENLNLVARKRLTAFLEAQDLGSGLQIAQKDLEIRGAGNILGQEQSGHMVAVGLTLYSQLLHEEITKLKAGIKN
- the dprA gene encoding DNA-processing protein DprA, with the protein product MNDLSYRVGMNTIGIGPATFSKLSNHFSSLKLAWSANLSQLKTAGLPEKLSLKFIEKRSKINLESELTKINKLNIKLITPENSTWPKLLSEISRPPYLLYCLGDEKVLNDLSIGVVGSRKFTAYGKLACEKIVWGLAQNNLTIVSGLALGIDTIAHKAALENETKTIAVLGTGLNFIYPRINFRLAEQIQSQGCLISEFPLGTVGMPGNFPQRNRIISGITIGILVVEAAIKSGALITANFSLEQNREVFAVPGSIFNPQSEGCLNLIKMGAKTTTSYLDVVEELGIKNQISNEAGEVEFDNEAERKIYQVLSPDSALQTNLIIQKTKLSVPEVSSTLTLMEMKGIIKNLGGQNYIKRQ